One part of the Maridesulfovibrio sp. genome encodes these proteins:
- a CDS encoding flavodoxin family protein — protein MYVLAINGSPRKGGNTEVLLNKVLEPLDKAGWETELYQLGGKNIRGCIACMKCFENKNGKCAVDSDKLNEVYEKMVRADAIVIGSPTYFTDVTAEIKALIDRSGLVAIANDRQLAGKIGGAVVAVRRGGATHVFDTINHLYQISGMIIPGATYWNMGYGLDKGEVKEDGEGMVNMYNLGECIAWLGKAIKPHLDSFPKVDNSHG, from the coding sequence ATGTACGTACTTGCTATTAATGGCAGCCCGCGTAAGGGCGGCAATACTGAAGTTCTGCTGAACAAGGTCCTTGAACCACTCGACAAGGCAGGTTGGGAAACCGAACTTTATCAACTTGGCGGTAAGAATATTCGCGGTTGTATCGCCTGCATGAAATGTTTTGAAAATAAGAATGGAAAATGTGCGGTAGACTCCGATAAATTAAATGAAGTTTACGAGAAAATGGTCCGTGCCGATGCTATTGTAATTGGTTCCCCAACATATTTCACTGATGTCACCGCAGAAATCAAAGCTTTAATAGACCGTTCTGGACTGGTGGCTATCGCTAATGACCGCCAGCTCGCAGGTAAGATTGGCGGAGCGGTTGTAGCCGTACGCCGAGGAGGGGCAACCCACGTATTTGATACCATCAACCATCTTTACCAGATCAGTGGAATGATTATTCCCGGCGCCACTTACTGGAATATGGGGTATGGCTTGGATAAAGGTGAAGTAAAAGAAGATGGAGAAGGTATGGTCAATATGTATAATCTTGGCGAATGTATTGCGTGGCTCGGAAAGGCCATCAAGCCTCATTTGGACAGTTTTCCCAAGGTTGATAATTCGCATGGCTAA